The following DNA comes from bacterium.
TCACGCCGTTGGCAATGGCGGTCACCAAAGCCTTGTCACGCTCCGGCAGACGGCTGCGGCCGAGATGCTTTTCCAAAACCTGATCGAGATAGGCGCTGCCGGTTTCCGCCTCGGTGAGAATGCGGCACACCAGGGCGCGCGCCGAAGCGGGGCGCGCAGCGGCGGCGCGCTGGGCGGAGGTTGCCATGTCAGACATGCGTGCTATTCTTCCACCGGCTTCACGCGAGTGACGAAGTATTCGGTTTCGCCGAACCAATCGACCGGCAGCCCGATATGCTGCTCGTAGGAAAGCGCGACGCGTTTGCCCATGGTCTGGTTGATCTTTTCGGCGATGGCATCTTCGCGCACGCTGAAGTAGAATTTCTCGGGCATCACCCCGGGCACGGTCGCCAGCGCCAGCTCGCCCTCCCAGGTTTTGAAGATCCAGCCTTTCTTCGAGAGCTTCTGCACATAGCCGGCGCGCTCGCCGCTGGAATAGCTCCAGGTCAGCATCATCCAGGTGTAAAGGCTCACCACGACCAGCGGAATCAGGATCAAGCCTGCAATCCAGCGGCCCACATGAAATCTTTTGCCTTGCATATGCCCGACTCGATTGGGAATTAGTTTCCGTCCGAATTTGCGGTCATTTGAATAAAGTGTTCCTGTAACGGCTTGGCCGTTGCCTCAAAACTGTGGGAGTTTCCACGACGCCCGGCGCTTTGACACCTCGGCTCAGTCGAGGTTGGAACGTTTTCGGACAGCCACGAATTAGAGTGAACGTCCGAACTTCTCCGCCACCGCCATGCGATGCCCCTGCAAGAACTCGCTCGTTTTCATGGCGCGTTTGCCCGCCAACTGCAGTTCCGCGACGGCCAGCACACCGTCGCCGGTGGCGATCAACAGCTCGCCGGCCCGGGCATCGACGTGGTGCACGCTGCCCGGCGTGAGGTCGCCGGCCTTGGCCGGAACCACCCGGCCGCGCAAAATCTTCAGATTCTTGCCCTGCCACTGCGTGCACGCGCCCGGCACCGGGCTCAGACCGCGAATGAGATTGTAGATCTCGACCGCGGTTCGGTGCCAGTCAATCTCCGCGAGCGCATCGGTGATTTTGGGCGCGAGCGTGGCCTCGCCCGTTTGCGGCTGCGGCACCAGCGTGCCCTGCTGAAATTGCTCCAGCGTTTCGATCAACAGCTCGGCGCCGAGCCGGGCAAGACGATCGTGCAACTCGCCCAGCGTCTCTTCGGGGCCAATCGGCGTGCGCCGTTGCAACAGTAATTGGCCGGTATCGACTTTTTCGTTGATCAAAAACGTCGTCACGCCGGTCTCGGTTTCGCCGTTGATGAGCGCCCATTGCATCGGCGCGGCGCCGCGGTACTTGGGCAGCAGCGAGGCGTGAATGTTGATGGTTCCCCGGGTGGGAATGCTGAACACCTGCGGCGGCAGGATGCGAAACGCGACCACCACAAAAACGTCGGCTTTGAGCCGCTGCAGGCTGTCCACCAATCCCGGATCATTCAGCCGGGCGGGCTGCAGCACGGTCAAGCCGTGCGCCAGCGCGCATTGTTTGACGGCGCTGGGCCGCAACTGCAGGCCGCGGCCGGCGCGCTTGTCCTCGCCGGTCACCACTGCCACCACCGGCACGCGCTGTTCGAGCAGTTTTTCCAGGGGCGGCACGGCGAACGCCGGCGTGCCCATGAACACGACTCTTAAATCTTGCAAAGAAGCCACTGGCATACCATGATCAATGCTAAAATTTCGGCCCGCGGCCGGCGTTGCGCTCAGCCACCATTTCCAGCCGGGTTTGCTCCGCCAGCGCCTGCAGCCTTTTGTTGAGCAGCCGGCGCTTCAAAGGACTGAGGCGATCCACGAAAAAAACGCCGTTGAGATGATCGATTTCGTGCTGCAGCACGCGCGCGAACAGGCCTTCGAATTCTTCCTCCTGCGGCCGGCCCTGCAGATCGACGAAGCGCACCCGAATGCGCTCATGGCGGTCGACCTCGCCTTCGATCTCGGGGATGCTCAGGCAGCCTTCTTCCATCGTGAGCATCTTGCTGGAAGTCTGCACCACTTCAGGATTGACGAACGCCCGCGGGGCAGTGCCTTCCTCAATCAGCCCGACTTCAACCACGCACAGGGCCTCGCCAGAGCCAACCTGATTGGCCGCCAGGCCGATGCCGCTGGCCGCCTGCATGGTTTCAATCATGTCCGCCGCGAGTTGCCGCAGGCGCGCCGCGCCGGCCGGCGAGGGCGCAGCCTTTTGCCGGAGAATGGGATCACCATATTTGCGGATGGGCAATACCGCCATCTACTTCGACTCCGTTTTTTCCATCTTGCGCCCGATGCTGCTGCGCGCCACTTCGAGCTTGACGTTATCGGCCACCTGCAGCACCACGGTCTGTTCTTTCTCCTTCACGCCCACGATCTTGCCGTAAATGCCGCACGACATGATGACTTCATCACCCTTCTGCAGGCTGGCGAGCATCTTGCGCATTTCCTTCTGCTGCTTCATTTGCGGCCGCAGGATCAAGAAATACATCACCAGAATGAACAACACGAACATCAAACCCATGTCGAAAATCGGATTCCTGGCGCCCTCGCCGCCAGTCTGCAACAGCCAAGTCAACATCAACATTTGCCTTCCTCCTTGCCAGCTCGTGGTGGATTGCCGCGTGAGTTAAGTTGAAACCGGATAGCGGTTGAAAAAATCTCTTTTGAATTCGGCCAGCGCCTGCGCCGCAATGGCGGCACGCATGTCCGCCAGCAGGCGGTGATAGAAGCGCAGATTGTGCAGGCTCGCCAGACGCATGGCGAGAATCTCCTGCGCCTGAAACAGATGGCGCAAATAGGCGCGCGTGTGCGTGCGGCAGGCATAGCAGTCGCAATCCGCTGCGATCGGCGTGAAATCGTCTTTGAACCGCGCATTGTTGAGATTCAACGGGCCGTCCGCCGTGAACACCTGGCCGCGACGGCCGCTGCGCGTGGGGATCACGCAATCGAACATGTCAATGCCCAGCGCCACCGCGTTCACGATGTCCTCCGGCTTGCCCACGCCCATGAGATAGCGCGGCTTTTCCGCCGGCAGCAGCCGGGTGGACAGATCGAGCATCTCCTGCATCGCGGATTTGGGCTCGCCCACCGCCAGCCCGCCCACCGCATAGCCGGGAAAATCCAGCGCCAGCAGTTCTTCGGTGCTGCGCTGCCGCAGATCTGCATACGTACCGCCCTGAGTGATCGCGAACAGCGCCTGCTCATGGCCGTAGAGCGGCTCGGCCGCGCGCCAGGCCGCGAGGCACCGTTCCGCCCAGCGTGTCGTCCGCGCCAGCGATTTCGCCACGTAGCCGTATTCCGAAGGGTAGGGCGCGCATTCGTCCAGCACCATCATGATATCCGAGCCGAGCGCAAGCTGCGTGCGCAGAACGCTTTCCGGCGTGAATTCATGCGCGGAGCCATCCAGGTGCGATTGAAAGCGCACGCCGTTCTCATGAATCTTGCGCAGCGCCGCGAGGCTGAAAACCTGGTAGCCGCCGCTGTCGGTGAGAATCGGCCACGGCCATTGCGCAAAGCGATGCAACCCGCCGGCGCGCCGCAGCAGTTCTTCGCCCGGCCGCAAGTAAAGATGATAGGTGTTGCCGAGAATGATCTGGCTGCCGACTTCGTGAATCTCGCTGGGGCTGAGCGTCTTCACCGTGCCCTGCGTGCCCACCGGCATGAACACCGGCGTCTGAATCTCGCCATGCGCGGTCACCAGGCGGCCGCAGCGGGCACGGGTGGATTGATCCTGGTGCAGCACTGCAAACGAGAAGAACTGCAAATTCATCGTGCCGCCCTGCTCATGCGTTGTCCTCGTTTCCGCTCACAGCAGCCGCGCCAGCGCATCATCCACGCGCTCCACCGGCACCAGCGTGAGGCCCGCCGGCTGAGGCAAACCGTTGGCGGAGTATTTCGGGATCACCGCGTGCTTGAAGCCGAGTTTGGCGGCCTCGCTGAGTCGCTTTTCGATCTGCGGCACCGCCCGCACTTCGCCGCCCAGGCCGACTTCGCCGATCACTACCACGGTGGGATCGACCACGGCATTGCGCAGCGAGGAGGCAGCGGAAACGACGATGCCGAGATCCGCGGCCGGTTCTTCGATGCGCACGCCGCCGGCAACATTGACAAACACATCGTAAGTGCTCACGCGCATGCCGATTCTTTTTTCCAAAACAGCGAGCAGCAATGCCAGCCGGCGCGCATCGATGCCGTTGGCGGTGCGTTGCGGCATGCCGTAGTGCGTGGCGGTCAACAGCGCCTGCACTTCCACCAGCAGCGGCCGCGAGCCTTCCAGCGTGCAAATCACCACCGAACCGGAGATGTCCCCTTTGCGCTGCGCGAGAAAAATTTCGGAGGGATTGGCCACCTCCGCCAGGCCGTTTTGCTTCATCTCGAAGACGCCGATCTCGCGCGTGCTGCCGAAGCGGTTTTTGACCGAACGCAAAATGCGAAACAGGTGGTCGCGGTCGCCCTCGAATTGCAGCAGCGTGTCCACCATGTGTTCGAGCACCTTGGGGCCGGCGAGATAGCCTTCTTTGGTAACGTGGCCGACGAGGATGATCGCGATGTTTTCATTCTTCGCGAGCGTCAGGAAAGCCAGCGCGCATTCCCGCACCTGGCTGACGCTGCCCGGCGGGCTTTCGAATTCCGGGCGATAGATCGTCTGGATCGAATCGACGATCACCACCGCCGGTTGAATTCCGGCAATGGCGGAGAGAATTTCCTCGAGGTTGGTTTCCGCCAGAATGTAGAGATGCGCCGAATCCACCGCCAACCGCTGTGCGCGCATTTTGGTTTGCCGGGCGGATTCCTCGCCGGTGATGTACAAAACGCGGAAATCCTCACGCGCCAGCGCCGCCGCCTCCTGCAGCAGCAGGGTCGATTTGCCGATGCCCGGATCACCGCCGAACAACACCAGCGAACCCGGCACCAACCCGCCGCCGAGCACGCGGTTCAGCTCATTGCTGGAGCAGAGGATGCGCGCGAGATCGTCCTGCGAAATCTCGCGCAACGGCAGCGGTTGGTTGCGCACTGACGGCGCGGTCCGGCCTCCGCGTTTTGCCGGCGCGGCCACACGCTCTTCGACCAGCGTGTTCCATTGCTCGCATTCCGGGCAGCGACCGAGCCAGCGCAAACTCTTGTGGCCGCAGTTCTGGCAGACGTACTGCCGGCTCTCTTTCTTGAGACGCGTCATGCGTTGCTGGCGTCCGTGTTCGACCCATTAAAAATTTGGCCTGCGTCACCGAATGACGAGGCCATTCTCAACCACGAGCGCGGTGAAAATATTGATTTCGCCTCCGAAAGTCAAGGCATTACTCGACCGGTGCGCGGCAGTTGGCCGGCGGAACTTGCGTTTCGGTCCGATCAGCGAGCCCGGCCGTCAAAGATTCCGCCGGCAAGATATTCATTTGCTTTTTCAGCAAAAATTTCGCAAAGAGAGAGCCAGTTTCAGCTTGTTGATCTTCCGGGGCACAAAGCAGAGGCCGGGGGAGGAGTGCCGCTGGCGCACGAACGCTCCGCTCCGCGCGGGCTGACAGCCCTGCTTCAGTCAAACAGAAAAAGCGCAGAGCCGGCGCACGCAAACAGATCGAAAACCAACTGCAAAGGCCATATCATGTTGACCAGGATTCTCGTTGTCGATGATGAGCCTGATTTGGAGCTCATGATCACCCAAAAATTCCGCAAACAAATTCGTGAAAAGGAGCTCGACTTCGCCTTCGCCCACAACGGCGTGGCCGCGCTGCAGGTGCTGCAAGCCAATCCCGAAATCGACGTGGTGCTGACCGACATCAACATGCCGGAGATGGACGGCCTCACTCTGCTCGCCAAGATCAACGAAGCCTATCCCATGCTCAAGACCGTGATCGTCTCGGCCTACGGCGACATGAAGAACATCCGCACCGCTCTCAACCACGGCGCCTTCGATTTCGTCACCAAGCCGATCGAGTTTCAAGATCTGGAAATCACGCTGAAGAAGAGCATCACGGAAGCGCATAACTTGAAGCAGGCCGCGCAGGAACGAGACCGGCTGGTGGCGCTGCAACGGGAATTGGAGGTGGCCGCCACCATTCAAAAAAGCATCGTGCCGCAGACGTTCCCGCCGTTTCCCGAGCGCCGGGAGTTTGCCCTGCACGCGCAAATGATCCCCGCGCGCGAAGTAGGCGGCGATTTCTACGATTTCTTTCTCATCGACGATCACCGCCTGGGCTTCGTCATCGGCGATGTCTCCGGTAAAGGCGTGCCGGCGGCACTGTTCATGGCGGTGAGCAAAACCCTGCTCAAAGCCACGGCGCTCAAAGGCGGCGCGCCGCACGAATGCCTGCAGCAGGTGAATCGCATCCTGTGCCTGGAAAGCGTGGACGAAATGTTCGTCACGGTTTTCTACGGCATCCTCGATGTCGCCAGCGGCGAGATCTCCTGCTGCAACGGCGGCCACAATCGCCCCTTTGTCACGCGCCGCGACGGCCGGGTTGAA
Coding sequences within:
- the fmt gene encoding methionyl-tRNA formyltransferase; protein product: MQDLRVVFMGTPAFAVPPLEKLLEQRVPVVAVVTGEDKRAGRGLQLRPSAVKQCALAHGLTVLQPARLNDPGLVDSLQRLKADVFVVVAFRILPPQVFSIPTRGTINIHASLLPKYRGAAPMQWALINGETETGVTTFLINEKVDTGQLLLQRRTPIGPEETLGELHDRLARLGAELLIETLEQFQQGTLVPQPQTGEATLAPKITDALAEIDWHRTAVEIYNLIRGLSPVPGACTQWQGKNLKILRGRVVPAKAGDLTPGSVHHVDARAGELLIATGDGVLAVAELQLAGKRAMKTSEFLQGHRMAVAEKFGRSL
- a CDS encoding SpoIIE family protein phosphatase, encoding MLTRILVVDDEPDLELMITQKFRKQIREKELDFAFAHNGVAALQVLQANPEIDVVLTDINMPEMDGLTLLAKINEAYPMLKTVIVSAYGDMKNIRTALNHGAFDFVTKPIEFQDLEITLKKSITEAHNLKQAAQERDRLVALQRELEVAATIQKSIVPQTFPPFPERREFALHAQMIPAREVGGDFYDFFLIDDHRLGFVIGDVSGKGVPAALFMAVSKTLLKATALKGGAPHECLQQVNRILCLESVDEMFVTVFYGILDVASGEISCCNGGHNRPFVTRRDGRVEMLTGNEGLMLGLVGHWEYHSSQINLTPGDSLILYTDGVTEAMDHDQNQFTEDRLAECLQGGNHAALPEMINRVVSCVRAFAGGAPQTDDLTVLALRYTA
- the yajC gene encoding preprotein translocase subunit YajC, with the protein product MLMLTWLLQTGGEGARNPIFDMGLMFVLFILVMYFLILRPQMKQQKEMRKMLASLQKGDEVIMSCGIYGKIVGVKEKEQTVVLQVADNVKLEVARSSIGRKMEKTESK
- the radA gene encoding DNA repair protein RadA, which produces MTRLKKESRQYVCQNCGHKSLRWLGRCPECEQWNTLVEERVAAPAKRGGRTAPSVRNQPLPLREISQDDLARILCSSNELNRVLGGGLVPGSLVLFGGDPGIGKSTLLLQEAAALAREDFRVLYITGEESARQTKMRAQRLAVDSAHLYILAETNLEEILSAIAGIQPAVVIVDSIQTIYRPEFESPPGSVSQVRECALAFLTLAKNENIAIILVGHVTKEGYLAGPKVLEHMVDTLLQFEGDRDHLFRILRSVKNRFGSTREIGVFEMKQNGLAEVANPSEIFLAQRKGDISGSVVICTLEGSRPLLVEVQALLTATHYGMPQRTANGIDARRLALLLAVLEKRIGMRVSTYDVFVNVAGGVRIEEPAADLGIVVSAASSLRNAVVDPTVVVIGEVGLGGEVRAVPQIEKRLSEAAKLGFKHAVIPKYSANGLPQPAGLTLVPVERVDDALARLL
- the def gene encoding peptide deformylase is translated as MAVLPIRKYGDPILRQKAAPSPAGAARLRQLAADMIETMQAASGIGLAANQVGSGEALCVVEVGLIEEGTAPRAFVNPEVVQTSSKMLTMEEGCLSIPEIEGEVDRHERIRVRFVDLQGRPQEEEFEGLFARVLQHEIDHLNGVFFVDRLSPLKRRLLNKRLQALAEQTRLEMVAERNAGRGPKF
- the tgt gene encoding tRNA guanosine(34) transglycosylase Tgt; this encodes MNLQFFSFAVLHQDQSTRARCGRLVTAHGEIQTPVFMPVGTQGTVKTLSPSEIHEVGSQIILGNTYHLYLRPGEELLRRAGGLHRFAQWPWPILTDSGGYQVFSLAALRKIHENGVRFQSHLDGSAHEFTPESVLRTQLALGSDIMMVLDECAPYPSEYGYVAKSLARTTRWAERCLAAWRAAEPLYGHEQALFAITQGGTYADLRQRSTEELLALDFPGYAVGGLAVGEPKSAMQEMLDLSTRLLPAEKPRYLMGVGKPEDIVNAVALGIDMFDCVIPTRSGRRGQVFTADGPLNLNNARFKDDFTPIAADCDCYACRTHTRAYLRHLFQAQEILAMRLASLHNLRFYHRLLADMRAAIAAQALAEFKRDFFNRYPVST